The following DNA comes from Brassica oleracea var. oleracea cultivar TO1000 chromosome C5, BOL, whole genome shotgun sequence.
TATTTGAACAAACCGATTATACCAAATTTTATCATTTGCAGGTTGGTTTACATAATTACATTTGGCTTCACTACTTGAAAAACATAGTTATACTTGGGTAACATTTCCCGGACCAAATGTTTAGAAGCATTTCATCAAAATTCATTAAGAATACCACTTAATTTCATATCTAGATCACTAGAATTCCTTGTCTATAGTGCTAAACGTAAATGATTACAATTTTCAGAAGAATCACAACTCAGCTTATGTAGAAGAGATATCTTGAATGTTTAAACTCCACATAAAGAAAAGAATAACAATAAACTACCGACAATCCTCTCAAATGGACCTTTTTAGTTTTTGTCACAAAAATAGATCCAAAAAACTAAAATGACAAAAATAACATTTTTTATTTCAAAAATTTTAAATTTTTTTTAATTTGAAATCCTATCTCCAGAATCCCACTCTCCAGCTCTAAACCCTAAACCCTAAATTCTAAACCCTAAACCCTAAACTCCACCCCTTAACTCCAAACTCTAATGTCTAGATTAATTAATCCTAGGGGTATAAGTGTATATTTACTTTTTTGATTAAAAATTTAAGTCTATTTTGGTCATTTTTATTTTTAGAATCTATATTTGTGACAAAAAAATTTTTAGGTCTTTCGTGAACTGTTGTCGTATTTATGAGTTAGCATTAGGTTATTAAATACTCCCATCTTTAAATTAGTTAAGTAGTTAGGCTTATATTGTTGGTGGCTGCCATTTTCTAACCATTCCTAAATGCCAGGACTACCCCCTTGTTACAAATCACATATAAAATTTGGCATATATGCCCAAAGTATTTAAAGGAACAAAATGCTATAAAATAATTGAGAGATGACATGGAGGGAACCCACAAATAAGCCCAATATCTTTCTTTTTTAAAAGAATGTCAAGAAGAGTATCAATACCCATTTAACATAAATCAAATAATTGAGAAATCCACTAGTACATTTTTGATATAGTACAACATGGCCAGAGTTTAGGCCTAATCATATTTGCATTATACATATAAAAAAACTATATTCTCATATCGTCAATATATATCACCATCAAACAATCTAAGGTTAATTAGACAAAATTTCTTGATAATTAAAAGAAAAAGTCAGCATAATTGTGAGAGATTAAGAGAAGGGTAGAAAAGTCAAAATAAAGAAGAATCTCACTTGACAAATTAAAATCTGTGCTGCTCAAAGACACAGCCTTGCAACCCAAAGCGTCTCTCTTCTTTTCTTCTTCATCTTCATCTTCATCTTCATCTTCTTTCTCTTTCATTTTTTTCTTAATCGAAAACCTTTCAATTATAATTGAATCTGTTCTTCTTCAGAAACCGTCAAAAAGAGGATTAAAGTCTGTTTCTTTTTGCAGGCAATCCCTCTTGGCGCGTCTGTTTCAGCAACTGGGTTTTGAAGTTTTCAACAAAACTTGATTTGGGTTTTGGTATTTTGGTTGGATTGGCGAAAAAGCATGTCTTGTGTTCGATGATATTCCCCAGAGAGAGAAAAGGTGAAGACTTTTGAATCTTTTTTTTGTATTTGGGGGTTTTGGTGGGGGAAATAGAGAAATGGCAGGTGAAGATTGGATAGAGCTCAAGTTTAGACTCGCTGATGGCACTGACATAGGTCCCTCCAAGTACAATCAATCTATGACTGTTTCTTCTCTCAAAGAGAAGATCATCTCTCAATGGCCTAAAGGTAACATATGTTTCTTAAAAAAAAACTTCATATTCTTTGATTCTTGTTTCTGCCTTTCCATCATTGAAATTTGATTTGCTAAGAAGTTCATCTTCTTTGATTCTTGTTCCTGTAATGATTTAATGTATACCGAACGCTTTTATTTGCCTAAGTTTAGGTACTGAGAGCTTTGTAAAGTTTGAGAATTTAACAGATAAAAGGTTGGTTTATTGTTTTCATGGTTTAGATGTTTGGTAACCATGGCCTTGTTTGGAATGATACTCTACTACTTAAGGTTGTGTTAGAACTGCAATTTTCAAGTGTTATTTATCTCTGTTTTGACCAGACTTAGAAAACATTCCAAAGACTGTAAATGATTTGAAGCTCATCAATGCGGGGAAGATACTGGACAACAACAGGACACTTGCTGAATCAAGGCTTCCCGTTGGTGAACTTCCAGGAATGATCATCACTATGCATGTTGTTCTTCGCCCTCCTACTTTAGACAAAAAGAGTGGTAATTGTTTCATTTACTTTTTTTCTTTATCATCATCTAATAGTAGGTTTCATTTGATTCTCTAGTCGCTTATTAATATGGTATTCAGATTCCAAACTTTCATCAGAGATCCTTTGGGACATATCATCTCATTATATGTTTACTTTCATCTGTTACACAGAAAAACTGCAGAATGATCCTCCCATGAAGAATCGTTGCGCATGCACCATTTTGTAGCTGCAAGTAAATTGGATCATATAGAGATTTTATCCTTCATGATAATATATAGCACTGGGTGATTGATGCTCAGCTGAGAAGTTCCCTTATTGGCATAGACATGGAAAAAAAAAAACAAAGGATCTTCATTACAGAACTTGTTTACATTTGTGTGGTTGATAATTTATTTTTCATCTTTTCTTCATTGTTTATCAAAAATGGCTCAAGAAAATGTACTACAATTCTTGAAGGATGATTGCTTTTTTATATATATACAATACGTGCAGAACAAACATTTTGAAAGACAAAACATAACAGGAGTTTTCTAGTAATTGAAAATTACGGTTTGATTCTCTGAGTTGAACAAGTTGGGTTTCTGTACAATACAGAGAAGACATCACTTTGAGAACACCATATGTTTGAATTAAAGAACATTTTATATTAAGCTATCTATAACTTGAGAGACCACTGTTAGAACTTGGACTTATTATTCAACATCCTTGGGGACATATATACATACATAGTATCATCATCTGTGCATTAATGTTCACCAAGAGTTGCTGAAGATGAACGGTTTAATCCCGTTCCTTTCTTGGACGCTCTTACGTTCTTCAGAGTCAACATCAGCTTTTGTCTCTCTCCTTCAACCTCTGCAAACTTGAGGCTTAGCTGAGAGTAACGGTCATGCATCTCCTTGAGCTCTGTCTCGATAGATGCATATCGCCCTTTGGTCGCCAGCATTTCCTCGATTAGATCGTTTATGTCTCTGAAACTCTGGAAGATTGCTTCGTCATCTGTGTGTTGCTTCAAGAAAGAGCTGCAATTTCAGGCAAAAAAAAAGGGTGTAAGTTCAGTGTTTAGTATAGTTCTTTCTAGTTCCTGCAGGACCATGTACCTCTGAAAATGGATGGTTGACTGTTTTTGCTTTCCACGTAATGCTTCAGCAAGTTCTATTTCCAGAGCAAGAACCCTTTCCAATGCGTTCCCGCAGCTGTGATTCTCGTGAGATAGAGGGAATATACTTTGAAGTTCTTCTTTTGCCTGTAGAAAAGACGATCATAAGACTTGTGGACACACATGCTTCAATATATTACAATCTGTAAATGGTAAGCTTCCGCACCTGACGCAACTGCATCAGCTCTTGTTCCAAACCCGGGAATCTGGTGTCTGAATCATTATCATCTTGAGATTCAAGTAGATTCTCATTCTTCATCCGTTCTAGCTGTAAAGAAGACCAAAAAGGATTCAGCAGGCTCTAACATAAAAAAATGGCTTCCTAGTATACATTTCTGATTCAAGATTGCCATCAAATCCTAATACTAAGCTAGTGCTATCTATCTCTTCAATTATTTTGACTCCACCCCCTAAGACATTTTAAACAACAATGCAACATTACCTCATTGTTTAAGTGATCCAAGCTAGACCTTAAAGTCTCTGCCCTAAAGTTATCATTGATCAAAGCTAGGCTTTCTTCAGTGTTGTCCAGTGCCATTGCTTCTCTGGAAGGTGATTGGTCTCCGTTTTCCTTTACACCCCTCGATTGAATAGCACCCTGATGAACAATAAACATAGTTAAAAGGTATATAAATATTATAAGCACCCTGATGGACAATAAAACGCTTCAATCCAACTTTAATGATATTTACAGAAAACATTGTAGTAACCTAGTCATTTCTAATTTGATTAATCAAGTCAATTAGTTATGCATAGCTTTTCATAAAGAAGGTGCACCGGATTGTTAACATGAAAGCTAGGAAGCAAAACTATTTTTCACATGAGGTCCATGACAAGAATGAAATAACTTGCT
Coding sequences within:
- the LOC106294255 gene encoding membrane-anchored ubiquitin-fold protein 6, with translation MAGEDWIELKFRLADGTDIGPSKYNQSMTVSSLKEKIISQWPKDLENIPKTVNDLKLINAGKILDNNRTLAESRLPVGELPGMIITMHVVLRPPTLDKKSEKLQNDPPMKNRCACTIL